Proteins encoded together in one Bombiscardovia nodaiensis window:
- a CDS encoding ABC transporter ATP-binding protein, whose protein sequence is MSSSDKSTPEDETLESAESTTEAKQGTKAEQNTKAEHGAQSEQKGEQSANEAEQTHQTPRSKSGSSAQAEAKPAVEEEAESTSTTQSEEEDEEAANTNSAEEEGPEFKVVIEDESVEDEEDEDDPLTSLEPDIDELDLPVPNGYPVLELRHVSLAPRSKGVSQLLLDDVNMAFRVRRTHYVQAQSAEHLSAFMALVSGLMAPSEGNVLYRGTDIRQIESSDYRGHEIGLIFAQDALRTDMSAIENAVYTMDASGRTFLKPMDTLARDLLEEMNFPERLEQRPVRELSRIDYVRAALARAICCECDVLVAQELMSGLDSEENSTILALLAKTARRHDCAVILASVDAPGEGDYDQTYQLK, encoded by the coding sequence CAGCAGCGACAAGTCCACACCCGAGGACGAGACTTTAGAGTCAGCAGAAAGCACGACCGAGGCCAAGCAGGGCACGAAGGCTGAGCAGAATACAAAGGCTGAGCACGGCGCTCAGAGCGAGCAGAAAGGCGAGCAGAGCGCAAACGAAGCCGAGCAGACCCACCAAACTCCCAGGTCGAAGTCGGGCTCCTCGGCCCAGGCAGAGGCCAAACCTGCGGTTGAGGAGGAGGCCGAATCGACATCCACTACTCAGAGCGAAGAGGAAGATGAAGAAGCGGCCAACACAAACTCCGCCGAGGAGGAAGGTCCTGAGTTTAAGGTCGTTATTGAGGACGAGAGCGTGGAAGACGAGGAGGACGAGGACGATCCTCTGACCAGCCTGGAACCGGACATAGACGAGCTCGACCTCCCTGTTCCCAACGGCTACCCAGTCTTGGAATTGCGGCACGTCAGCCTCGCGCCGCGCTCCAAGGGTGTCTCCCAGCTCTTGCTTGACGACGTGAACATGGCCTTCCGCGTACGCCGCACCCATTACGTGCAAGCCCAGTCAGCAGAACACTTGTCGGCCTTCATGGCCCTGGTCAGCGGGCTCATGGCCCCCTCCGAAGGCAATGTGCTCTACCGGGGCACCGACATTCGTCAGATTGAATCCTCGGACTACCGGGGGCATGAGATTGGGCTCATTTTCGCCCAAGATGCCCTGCGCACCGACATGAGCGCCATTGAGAATGCGGTCTACACCATGGACGCTTCGGGCCGCACGTTCTTGAAGCCCATGGACACCCTGGCCCGCGACCTGCTGGAGGAGATGAACTTCCCCGAGCGCCTCGAGCAGCGACCGGTGCGTGAGCTGAGCCGGATTGACTACGTGCGCGCCGCCCTGGCCCGCGCTATCTGCTGCGAGTGCGACGTGCTGGTGGCCCAAGAGCTCATGTCCGGCCTCGATTCCGAGGAGAACTCCACCATCCTTGCCCTCCTTGCCAAGACGGCCCGCCGCCATGACTGCGCGGTCATCCTGGCCAGCGTCGATGCCCCCGGCGAAGGCGATTACGACCAGACCTACCAGCTGAAGTAA